TATCATGAAAATTAATTACATTTAATTAATTTTTCTACATTATCTAAAAATTCATTGCGATTTAAAATTATAATTTTATCTTCAAATGGATCATAATTTTCTTTAATATTAATTCCACCCCAAGTGACTAAAACAATTGGAAAGTTTTCAACAAAACCAAAATTATCCGTATTTTTAATTCCTTCAAAGTCTTTATAATAACCCATTACTTTATAAAGACTATTTCTTATATAACTTGTTTTGCTTGAGTTTTTAACCTCAATTATCCTATAATAGGATTTACATTCTTTTTCAAATTCGATTATTATATCTGGAGACCTTGTATGAGCTGTTATTTCATAATTTTTCAGGATTTTTTTATATTCCGAAACATTATTTAGAGTATTTGGTGTGAATTGATAATGAATTGTTACCTTAACATTATCAATTATAAAATTAGTCGAATAATCTCCTTTAGAATGTAAAACTCTATAATTAACATCTTTTAAGTCCTTAAATAGATTAAAGAAAATATATATTTCATATAGTTTATCAGGATTCACCACTTTTATTAATCTTGTTTCAATTAGTTCTTTTAAAGTATTTAAATCATTTTCAATGAATAATCTTTCATATAGTCGATATGCATTTGCAATTATATGATAAAAAGTATTTCTATTTTTATAGCATTTTCTTATATGTTTTGATTTGATATGTTCTATCGTTTCAATTTCATCAAAATAAACTTTGTTTAATATTTTTACACTCATTTTATAGTTATTTGAAACTATTTCATACCAATCATTAGCCGAATCAATATCTTCAATATTAAAATTAGATAACGATACAAAATCTAAATAGTTGTCTTTTAAAAAAATTATTTTTTTAAGTAGGAATTTTAATAATTGATTTTCTTCTAAATCATAGTATTTTAAAGATGGTTGACATACAAATAAAGCTTTATCATCAAATCCTCTTGATAATCTCTCTTTTATAGTTTGAGACCAATTAATTTTACCTCTAACATTTCCATTTATTATAGTTGTTTCTTTTTTTGTTGAATGAGCTAAATTTCTAATTAATTGAGGTAAAATAACAATCAAATTTCTTACTTCATCACTTAATAGAAAATGTGCTGTTTTTAAAGTTAATACATCATCATGTTTAAGATTAAATAAATCTTCAATGTGTAAATTTATATCATCTGATACATATCCCTTGAACAAATATAGGTGGAGAAATTCTTTAACATCGGCTAAAATCAAATCCATATTATTATCATTGACTTCAGCAAAGTTGTTTAAAGAATTATGATATCTAAGTTTCATTTAAACACCTAAAATTTAGGGAGTAATTCATTTAATTTCTTATTAACATCTATACCTAAATTTTCAAAAAATAATCTAATTTTTTCAATTTTAGATTTATTTAAACCTTCAAGTTGAGGAATAATATACGATTCCACACTTTCTGTTAAAACTACCTCAATAGAATCATTATTAAGCTTAGATCTTTGCTTGATATAATCAATCATGTCTTTAAAAATTGCGGGACCTATTTTTTTATATTGAATTATTTGATGAATTTTTAATAATTGATTAATATACTCATCATCTAAATTATTAGCCCAAGTTTCAATTATCTTTTTATAATCTTCATCATTAGGTAAATCAACATCAATAAACATGAATCTTCTCATAAATGCATAGGATAAATCAAATAATGAATCTTTATCATCAACATTCATTGTTCCAATAATCCTCCAATTTTTACCAATATAATATGTGGCAGTTTTAAAATCATGTTTAGAATAAATTTCATCCCAATTTTTAATTTTTATGGATTTTCCATTTTCTTTATAAGGTAATTCTACATTTTGACCTGATAAAACTGTGAAAAGCTGTCCAAATGCTTTATCAATATCTGCACGATTAATTTCATCAATAATTAACCATTTATTTAAACTAATAGCTTCTAAAAATTTACCTTCATGGAAAGATAGTTTACCATCTTCACCAGGCATTAAACCGCCAATGGTATCAAAAGTAGACCAGTCGGAAGTTGCAGTTGTTAAAATATAACCATCCATAAATTTATTTTCTTCAGCAGCTGATGAAAACTTTAAAGCAAGGTCTGTTTTACCAGTCCCAGGAGTTCCATCTAGAATAATGTGTTTTCCTGCATTTAATGAAGCACAAATTTGCATTACTTTATTAGAAAGTATTTTAAATTCTCTTAATTTAACTTCTAATAAATCTGGATTTAAATTGAGTTTTTGATATTTACGTTTCTCAATCACAATATCATTACTAATCAAAGTAATTGGAAGCATTTTTGCATTTTTACTTGAATACTGACTTTTACCTGCATAATTGCCTAATTTTTTGTCACACATCCAATGACAAAACATATCAAATATTTCAAAATCATTTATGTTGATTTTATTAAAACTTGAGCTATTATTAATTTTATTAAGCAATTTTTTAAACTTTTCATTATTATCAATATAGTGTTTTAAATCAGAATCGAATGATATTTCATCACCAAACATCCATGATAATGCTTTTAATGTATAAACACTTTTATTATTTATTACATAAAACGAATTATCCAAATAATACAAAATAGAACTTAATCTAGATGATTTAAACCCTTTAGAATACTCATTTTTAGCATATTCATTTAAAATTTCTTTTTGAGCAATCGTATCATCTGCATTTAACAAATCTTTAATAACCTCAAAAAAGGCAATAGCTACCCTATCCATTTCTTCATCAGAATAATTAATTTTTCCTTGAATAGCTGATTTGATATTATTAACACCATCAGTATGAACCTTAATAGGTCTGTTTAAAAGTTTTTCCCAAATATCATTAGCAATATATTCATTAGAGGAATATTTATCTAAAATTTCGTTCCAAACTTTATTAACTTCATCTTTTTCTAATTTATATTTATTGAAATGAGTTTTACCAATCTCAACATTAAAATAATCATCATAAAAAGCATTAAATAAAAAATTCAAAATTTTATTTTTTAACACGTCATCAGTTCTAGAAATCGCATAAACAAGATTATTCCAATAATAAGGATAATTAGAAACTTCAACAAAAGTAGTTGGTGCAAAAAAATGGTCTTCAATTTCTAAGATATCCGGAGTTAAAATCCAATCAACACTTCTTATATTATTCAAATCAAATTCATTTTTATGATTATTTTCTGTTTGAGGAATAAAATCTCCAGTGACAATACCAATTCCTGCTAATTTACTTAAACCTTTGTTAACAACGACAACATCCCCTTTTTTAACAACATTAATAAATTTCCAAATAGTAGATGGTGCAACTGATTTTGAGGTAATTTTATCTCCTAAAAAAGACTTAATATCATTTTGGCTTTTAAATTTAGAATAATCAATATTAGAGTTTCCATAAGAATAATCAATCCCTACATAAGACTCTTTTTTAAAAATATCCCATACTTCATCCGATACCTCATTTTTACCTGCTGTGATTTTCCAAATATTAACTGGACTTTCTTTTTTATGAAAATCTAACTTTTCAACATTACTTAAAATATCCTCCTTAGCATCATCATTAATATTGAATAATGTAATTGCTGTTCCTAAAGTTTTATTTGTTGAATCTTTTAAATTATCTCGCGGAATTTCCCCAATCCATTTAACATCCCGAATATCAGAGTAATCCTCATGAACTTTTTCTTTAGAAAAATAATAATCTGAATTAATAATTCCCAATAAAAAAAGCCTATTCTTTAAATCATAAGTTAAAACATGATCATTAACTTTAATATCATACCTAAATTTCCTTTCTTGAGAAGCAATGACAGATTTTCTATTATTACTAGATCTTGCATACCTTATATTAACTAATTGAGTAATTTCCTCTGAAGATTTATCAGATAAATCTCCCAAATCCCAACCCATAGCTACTAATTGTTTATTCTTAAAAATATCTATTAAAAAAGCACCTTTTCCAGCTCTAACCATCCACATATTTGTCATATTGTCACCTGCAAATTTATTTAATCAAATAATTCATGATTATAACTCTATGAATAATTAAATAATAATTAGCATATAAAATATTAATTTTCTAGAAATGTTAATAATCTAGGATAATATATGTTATTTAAGAAAATCATGCTAATAAAATAACCTAAATTACTAAATTAATTTACAATTTTCGTTTTAAAATTTTCATAATTATCAGCAACATCGAAGTGAATATCATCACCAAGTGCTTTGAAATGTTTTCTACCACAATCAATTTTTGCTTGCTCTGAAGCTTTAATTCCTAAATATTCTGTTGTTCCTTTTGTTTCAACAACAAAATACAATTTATTCTCACCATCTTTATCAATCATAACTGCCCAATCAGGATTATAATTTCCAAGAGGTGTTTTTATTTTAAACCATGTGGGAAGTTTAGTATATAACTTAACTTCTGGATCTTTGTCTAACCTTAAAGCAAAGTTCTTTTCAACTTCACTATCATATATTATATGATCATAAACAGAATTTTCTGATTCAACCATGTTTCGTTCTAAATAACCAAATAATTCCTCATTTTTAAATAGTTCTTGAGAATAATAATCATCAATCTTAGTGTATTTAATTCCATCAATAATAAGGTGCGCCATGACTTTATTTATTAATTTTGAAGTTTCTTGCATGTATTCCTGTGGGTTTTTCTTAAATTGATCAATAGTTTCGCTTTCAATTAAAATACGAACAATAGTGCGTCTTGTTAAATCTGTTTCGTTTTGTAAATAGGTTACAATATCTGGAAGTGCAATTTCATCTTCATTTGAATAAACAGTTGAAACTGTTCCATCATCATTAGGATTAACACCTGATGCTTCAATTGTTAAACCACTTTTGGTGTAAATTAATTTTGGTGCTTTAACATTAAGATTTTCTTGCATTGCTTGAATACACTTAGAAACTAATTCATCAGTATCAAATTCCACAGCATAAGTTGTTTTATGTTTAATTGAATCCCAAAATTCTTTAAAATCTTCACTTAAATAAATGTGTTTGTTAACTTTAACTTTTCTTCTATTATTAGCATTTTTAATTGGTAATTTTTTAGTTGGTTTTTCAATTACTTCAACAATTTCATTCTTAATTTCAATATAGTCCTGAGGAACATCAACTGTTCCATCCATTACAGCAACTTTTAGTGCATCTTGAATTTTTCCTGATGCATTAATATATTTTTTAAGTTTAAAGTGGTTGAATAGTGCTAATGAATGTTGTTTTCCAAGAGGTTCTCTTTTACCTTTTTTATTTGTCCATTCGATATGTGCAAAATCTGTTTTTTGGATTGTTCCAAATTTAATACCTGTTTCATCTTCAATTTCTTTTTGTAAATTTCTAGCAAAATCTTCATAGGATTCATTAGCCATAACTGTTAATACATTAATATTTTTATCATGTATA
This DNA window, taken from Methanobrevibacter oralis, encodes the following:
- a CDS encoding AAA family ATPase is translated as MTNMWMVRAGKGAFLIDIFKNKQLVAMGWDLGDLSDKSSEEITQLVNIRYARSSNNRKSVIASQERKFRYDIKVNDHVLTYDLKNRLFLLGIINSDYYFSKEKVHEDYSDIRDVKWIGEIPRDNLKDSTNKTLGTAITLFNINDDAKEDILSNVEKLDFHKKESPVNIWKITAGKNEVSDEVWDIFKKESYVGIDYSYGNSNIDYSKFKSQNDIKSFLGDKITSKSVAPSTIWKFINVVKKGDVVVVNKGLSKLAGIGIVTGDFIPQTENNHKNEFDLNNIRSVDWILTPDILEIEDHFFAPTTFVEVSNYPYYWNNLVYAISRTDDVLKNKILNFLFNAFYDDYFNVEIGKTHFNKYKLEKDEVNKVWNEILDKYSSNEYIANDIWEKLLNRPIKVHTDGVNNIKSAIQGKINYSDEEMDRVAIAFFEVIKDLLNADDTIAQKEILNEYAKNEYSKGFKSSRLSSILYYLDNSFYVINNKSVYTLKALSWMFGDEISFDSDLKHYIDNNEKFKKLLNKINNSSSFNKININDFEIFDMFCHWMCDKKLGNYAGKSQYSSKNAKMLPITLISNDIVIEKRKYQKLNLNPDLLEVKLREFKILSNKVMQICASLNAGKHIILDGTPGTGKTDLALKFSSAAEENKFMDGYILTTATSDWSTFDTIGGLMPGEDGKLSFHEGKFLEAISLNKWLIIDEINRADIDKAFGQLFTVLSGQNVELPYKENGKSIKIKNWDEIYSKHDFKTATYYIGKNWRIIGTMNVDDKDSLFDLSYAFMRRFMFIDVDLPNDEDYKKIIETWANNLDDEYINQLLKIHQIIQYKKIGPAIFKDMIDYIKQRSKLNNDSIEVVLTESVESYIIPQLEGLNKSKIEKIRLFFENLGIDVNKKLNELLPKF